A window from Salvia miltiorrhiza cultivar Shanhuang (shh) chromosome 2, IMPLAD_Smil_shh, whole genome shotgun sequence encodes these proteins:
- the LOC131009697 gene encoding protein ALP1-like, whose amino-acid sequence MSSSSSSHEDERCAEEFSNLVQQFHQIVQDIGDPEEQPRRRRRGARKKAFIRRDREAGAVRLHADYFDENPVYPENIFRRRFRMRRALFLRIVNVVASDPYFQQRTDALGRSGFTPLQKCTVAVRMLANGGAADQYDEYLRIAESTSLECLQRFSRAIIQLFGAEYLRRPTSADCQRLLAMHEAKHGFPGMLGSLDCMHWAWKNCPTAWQGAYTRGDQGEPTIILETVASQDLWIWHAFFGTPGSNNDINVLNNSTLFNDRLQGMGVPVTYEVNNSYYTSGYYLTDGIYPNWPVFVKSPTHPTDPKGKRFKVMQEAARKDIERAFGVLQARWAIVKGPARLWSKKAMSDIMFTCIILHNMIIEDEGEQATQWEEDADEASSSAASQPHVGAPPDFRAFVARQASMRDAEMHARLTLDLKEHIWSRFGPIES is encoded by the coding sequence atgtcttcCTCCTCATCAAGCCACGAGGACGAGCGATGTGCTGAAGAATTTTCCAATCTTGTACAACAATTTCACCAAATTGTTCAAGATATTGGTGATCCAGAAGAGCAACCTCGTCGTCGCCGACGAGGTGCGCGGAAGAAGGCTTTCATTCGTCGGGACCGTGAAGCCGGCGCTGTACGTTTGCACGCggattactttgatgaaaatccgGTCTACCCCGAAAACATCTTTCGCCGCCGTTTTCGGATGCGTCGTGCGTTGTTTTTGCGCATCGTTAATGTCGTCGCCTCCGATCCATACTTCCAACAACGCACGGATGCACTTGGGAGGTCCGGCTTCACGCCATTGCAAAAATGCACTGTCGCTGTTCGTATGCTAGCTAACGGTGGGGCAGCGGACCAATACGACGAGTATCTCCGGATTGCAGAGTCCACATCGTTGGAGTGCTTGCAGAGATTCAGTCGTGCCATTATTCAACTCTTTGGCGCGGAGTACTTGAGGAGGCCGACTTCCGCTGACTGCCAACGGCTTCTAGCAATGCACGAAGCGAAGCACGGCTTCCCGGGAATGCTAGGGAGCcttgattgcatgcattgggcgtggaagaattgtCCAACGGCATGGCAAGGCGCATACACTCGCGGCGATCAGGGGGAACCGACCATCATCCTCGAAACCGTCGCCTCGCAAGATCTATGGATCTGGCATGCTTTTTTTGGGACtcctggttcgaacaacgacatcaacgtgctcaacaactcGACGTTGTTCAACGATCGACTGCAAGGAATGGGGGTGCCGGTCACATATGAAGTCAACAACTCCTACTACACAAGTGGGTACTACTTGACTGACGGCATCTATCCCAATTGGCCTGTATTCGTGAAGAGTCCTACACATCCGACGGATCCGAAGGGGAAGAGGTTCAAAGTGATGCAGGAAGCGGCTCGCAAGGATATTGAACGAGCCTTCGGCgtccttcaagctcgttgggcaATCGTCAAAGGCCCAGCGCGTCTTTGGAGCAAGAAGGCGATGAGCGACATCATGTTCACgtgcatcattttgcacaacatgatcatcgaAGACGAAGGCGAGCAAGCAACGCAgtgggaagaagacgccgacgaAGCTTCGAGTAGCGCCGCATCTCAACCTCATGTCGGTGCTCCGCCGGATTTTCGTGCATTTGTTGCACGACAAGCATCCATGCGAGACGCGGAGATGCATGCTCGCCTCACTTTGGActtgaaggagcacatttggtctcgttttggtccgattgagtCCTAG